Part of the Sorghum bicolor cultivar BTx623 chromosome 1, Sorghum_bicolor_NCBIv3, whole genome shotgun sequence genome, gctataatggctttggctttagctcagtatgaagaccttttcgaGCTTGTTAGAGGCTACCCATGTGGTGCAAATAGGGGATAGCAGACTGTGAATCCCTGTTTGgttgaatcacacggactgactaatgaaacttaGCGGTCCTAACTTGTTAAGACAAACTTTTAAAAGGCTTTATAGTGATCtgtgccgaccttccttggtagtgggttaagaggttgaTCACCTCTGGCGAAAggataaatcatgactcatggataaagatatacaacctctgtagagtgtttaaactggtatactagccgtgctcatggacacgagcggccttggggattcttacattaaagatgatgattcttgttatgATATTATGCtctctgtttattgttttatgccctacattatttatgtcacattgatcatgagattgtgggatctatacaatcttattgccatacttgtggagtttgacatggactcactcttgctatttccctcacacctcaggagaagtttaggcttgtgatcaaccagtcagtttgcaTCCTCTAGAGTGGAGTTAATGCCCGAAGTTTGGAATTATCTTCTGTTGTTTGTTGCCTGAGGTTATCTCTAATATAcaaagtacgttatatatttatgcattgtcttttgctaTTACCCttcatttgtagctatatgtgagatttggcttctaagactcacatatggtataTATTTAGTTCTGTCCTTCAAATCGAATATTAGAATGTGGTACTTTTGAAGTGAAGTTATCttaacaaaagaaaacaaagaaaacttagtaaaatgtaACTGGCAAGGGAGTGAGAAATATTGCTTTTGCCACAAGAATGAGACAATTAAGCACCTTTTCTAAGAATGTCGCTTTGCACACGTAATTTTGAGTTGCATATAGGTTGCGCAAAATCTCTCCAACCTCATAGTATTCCCCATTTTTTGGGAGTTGGCTTCAAGGGGTTTAGAAGGATCCAAACCATTAATTTGGTTGGATGCGGCAGCTACTTGTTGGTCACTTTAGCTTTGCATAAATGATTTTGTttttgaaaaagaaaattgtTTACTCTCCTTTACAGGTGGTTCATTCGGTAATACATTGTGTCCATGGGTTATCCTCAAATCAAAAAGTCTTACAATCAGGCTTTGGTGCGCTGAAGGCATCACAATAAATTGATGTAATTAAGCAGTTACAGCGGTTATGACATTTTTCAAAATCCGGCAGTGAAGGAGGTTTTGAACTGACATTGAATGTTAGATCTAGGGTAGTGTAGGTGGTGATCTAGTCTTCGTTTTGATTGCTGTTAGATGTCAGGCTTCTTTCGTTTTAGCTTTGTGTTTAGGCAGAAGCCAAAAATGAATTCATTTTTATTGTATCAACTCGATGTAATAACTATGAATTAACAAAATACTTCCTTTATTAGAAATACCTAGAGGTATTGAATATATGTTTTTGGAGAATTAGAAAGCCTTATATTTGTGGAGGGAGAGAGTAACTAAGAAAATAGTTTAAATCACGAGGCATAACATCATTAGATAACAAGACGTAAACCATTGAGAGATTCTGAAAACTAAAGCCAGGATTTAGAAATTTTGCACAGAATTGGCTCAAATGTTAATTTATCGAACATTGTTTTTGGCTAGTATATGGATCTTCTCCAGAGAAAGCCTCATAatattctgtttttttttctcggtCATAATATTCAGTAAATTATCTACTAATTTGGCTGGTAAATAAAACACCACAGTGAAACGAACTTCTGGCCATGCATCACTTCGCATATCAAGGTGACAAGGCTGACAGATAACCTTGAAAGTTTAAGCTATGAAAATTTCAGAAGATGAACATCGATCTAAGAGAGCGTACTAGTACTAGTAGTTAAATTAAAAGAGCAGACAATAAACCAGCCTCCAATAAGTTGAGCCTGCAGAACTAAAAAAACAGGGACCATGAGACCCACGCACGAAATCTTCTGAAATCTCTTATTAATTGCACAAGGTCAACATCAAGGATGCGAGCTTAAAAAATAACACAATTTATTTCCGACTCATGCATCTGATGCGTTCATGGCCACCAAGATTCATTACTATAAATAATCATACAAACCGACGCTTAGCAGTCTCCCACTTCCACTCCACATCACCTCACTCACCTCGATCACCATTCACCATGGCTTCCATCAAGCTCTTTGCAATTGGCCTCGTCGTTTTACTAAGCATTGGACTGTGCAATGCTATTAGGGTGGTAAATCATGCCACTGCAGATGGCCaaggtggtggaggtggtgtAGCTGGCGGGAGCGGAACCAGCTATGGCTCTAGCTATGGCTCCGGCTTCGGCAATTCTGAGGCCTACGATGGCAGTGCCCAGTCCCCGAGCTCTGGCCACGCATATGGCAGTGGATCTGGTGGAGGTGGTGGCGATTGGCAAGGTGAGGACGAGTGCGCGTCTGGTTATGGAGCAGGTGGTGCATCTGGTGAAGGCCATGGTGACTCAGGTAACTCCAACACCAATGGGGCTGCAAATGCAAATGGAGTTGGCGGCGGGGGTGGCTCCGGTGGAAGCAACGGGAACGGTAGTGGATCTGGTGGTGGCAACGGAGTCGGGGAAGGTGAAGGCGATAACTATGGTGCCTATGGCTCGAGTTTTGCAAATAGCGGTGGCGACGGAGGTGGGAGCGGAGGCGGTCGTAATGGTGGGTTCGGCAGTGGTTCCGGTGGCGGATCTGGGAAGAGTGGTGGTGCCACATCAGGTTATAATGATGGCAGCTACAACGGATCAACACCTTAAAGTCCATTTGCTTGAAATAATTTGGTTATTAGTTTTGAGTTTTGGTAAACCATGTGTGGGCTATAGTTTTCGGTTCTTAGTTCTGAGTTTTGGTAATAATGAGGCAATGATTGGTTTGTAACCCATGTGTTGGTTGCAGTCAGCAAATTAAATGTTCATGTTAAATGTTGCTTTTCATCAATAAGTAATGAAAGAAGAAGTTCAGTTTGCTTGATAGTTAATTTGCAAGCacttttgggccttgtttagaagcaaaaactttttggatttcgctactgtaacactttcatttgtttatggcaaatattgtttaatcatagactaactaggatcaaagattcgtctcgcgatttacagtcaaactgtgccattcgtttttcttttcgtctatatttaatgtttcatgtatgtgctgcaagattcgatgttgtcacaccccaaaatttcctACTTTGGAATGtgacttagaaaacactaaaacaaagccaaagattttattatttataaAATGTTCCAGCTTTAGTTATGTTGTCAACATTTTagatagtggaaaatgtgagtttttaaaatttttccaaTACAACTTTGtggtttgttgcattcatgccatTGCATAGTGTTTATGTTtggaaaatgaatttatttgttttCAAATATGCTTAGGGTTTGAAACCAATCTCATCTTTCCAAATATCATGTCCAATCTTTAAGACTCTAATCAAGTACCTGCCGAGAATTCTACTAAAACACTAGcctaactctctctctctctctcttgctttGCTCTTCCTTTTTAGGCTCCTACTTATTTTTTATCAAGTCTCACCAATCCACTCTCTTGATGCAAAAATATGTACACCTACTTATTTCCCTCATCCCCTCTCAATTATGTGTGCTCCTTTAATCCATTCTTTCAATTCCATGCATGGACATTACAGCTAGCCACATTTCTTCTCTCCCTCTCTATGCGTGTgagaacaaaaaaaaactattgAGCATCAATGGCATGGCAGCCACCTCCTGCAGTCACACGCCTCTCCCTACTCCCATGCAAAAATAAATCTACTTAATTCCTTCCTCTCAAATTGACTAGACATTCTTTTAAAAATGCTCTGctactctatttatcactccTCAATAACATGCATGCACACACAACAACCCCTCTCTTTTCCTACGGTGCATTCTTCTTAC contains:
- the LOC8070538 gene encoding glycine-rich cell wall structural protein 2, whose translation is MASIKLFAIGLVVLLSIGLCNAIRVVNHATADGQGGGGGVAGGSGTSYGSSYGSGFGNSEAYDGSAQSPSSGHAYGSGSGGGGGDWQGEDECASGYGAGGASGEGHGDSGNSNTNGAANANGVGGGGGSGGSNGNGSGSGGGNGVGEGEGDNYGAYGSSFANSGGDGGGSGGGRNGGFGSGSGGGSGKSGGATSGYNDGSYNGSTP